A part of Herpetosiphon gulosus genomic DNA contains:
- a CDS encoding helix-turn-helix domain-containing protein, whose protein sequence is MLESIRPIYVLLLPHVQLLDCAGPSQVFFEARRQGANYQLIFCGIDSTVTSAQGLVLQTQSGLPEIQPEATILIPGVQLDYYADLNTPVDPRIIRWLHAAAAVGCRIAAICSGAFVLGEAGLLNNRPCTTHWSALELLQQRYPKAQVRQNVLYIQAERIITSAGISTGIDLALALVEQDYDALLVAKIARQLVLYLRRSGQQTQHSIFLQYRNHLHLGVHRAQDYLAEHLTETISLEQLAEIAKLSVRSLNRAFRATIGLTPISYQQQLRLELAANLLHNPAWSIEHIAQQVGFSDARHFRRLWQRYFGTNPTQSRNAQESNQC, encoded by the coding sequence ATGCTTGAATCGATCAGGCCAATCTATGTATTGCTCTTGCCGCATGTGCAATTGCTCGATTGCGCTGGCCCAAGCCAAGTGTTTTTTGAGGCAAGGCGACAAGGTGCAAACTATCAATTAATATTTTGTGGTATAGATTCAACTGTCACAAGCGCTCAAGGTTTGGTGCTGCAAACTCAATCGGGCTTGCCCGAAATCCAACCAGAAGCCACGATTTTGATTCCTGGGGTGCAGCTCGATTATTATGCCGATCTAAACACCCCAGTTGATCCAAGGATCATACGTTGGCTGCATGCCGCTGCTGCTGTTGGCTGCCGAATTGCGGCAATTTGTAGTGGGGCATTTGTGCTTGGCGAGGCAGGCCTGCTCAATAACCGCCCATGCACAACTCACTGGTCAGCGCTGGAATTATTACAACAACGCTATCCCAAGGCTCAGGTTCGCCAAAATGTGTTATATATTCAAGCTGAGCGGATTATCACCAGCGCTGGAATTAGCACAGGCATTGATCTGGCCTTGGCGCTTGTTGAACAAGATTATGATGCGTTGTTGGTAGCGAAAATCGCTCGCCAATTGGTACTTTATCTGCGACGCAGCGGCCAACAAACTCAGCACAGCATCTTTCTGCAATACCGTAACCATCTGCATCTCGGCGTGCATCGTGCTCAAGATTATCTTGCCGAGCATCTGACCGAAACAATCAGCCTCGAACAACTGGCAGAAATCGCCAAATTAAGTGTTCGTTCGCTTAATCGGGCATTTCGCGCCACGATCGGCCTAACACCCATCAGCTATCAGCAACAGTTACGTTTAGAGCTAGCCGCCAATTTGCTGCATAACCCTGCTTGGAGCATTGAACACATCGCTCAGCAGGTTGGGTTTAGCGATGCCCGCCATTTTCGGCGGCTTTGGCAACGCTACTTTGGCACAAATCCGACTCAATCTCGGAATGCGCAGGAGTCAAATCAATGTTAA
- a CDS encoding DJ-1/PfpI family protein — MLKRQLTHLGYLLVACLPLLLATSIGSYYSMQVAMSIRKDQPNIQSQPIVHDAQKPTAVIVLGNTVSEITDVLAPYALLAKTGLYNVYTVAETTNVRSLSGGLDLLPDYSFNSLATLLEQPPALVIVPAITDIQASQNQPVLAWLRQQSQAANMVMSWCTGAEVLAESGLLDGLPATAHWADLSSLQKRYPKVKWQNNQRYVDTNQQIITTAGLTSGIDATLYFLQKFHGSDISQQLAQMINYSDQSYLEHATMQPFSVTASDSVYLLNAAFYWPKQTLGIWLNQGVDELALAAFFDVYTGSWVYDFRTLGAEPSIRSAHGLQLVPRYQAATTKVDRLLGFGTNQQAQTWAEQQQMTYHELDLAQQGNMFEQALVRFAIDQDQASAQFAAKRMEYRQPLTLHGASWPWRTLIGIGVWLGVGIGACYGLRRISNKRKSAATNENLG, encoded by the coding sequence ATGTTAAAACGTCAGCTGACCCACCTCGGTTATTTGCTGGTGGCTTGTTTGCCTTTGCTGTTGGCCACCAGTATTGGTAGCTATTATTCAATGCAGGTAGCGATGAGTATCCGCAAGGATCAACCCAACATTCAATCACAGCCAATAGTACATGATGCCCAAAAACCAACTGCCGTGATTGTGCTTGGCAACACGGTTAGCGAAATTACCGATGTGCTGGCACCCTATGCCTTATTAGCCAAAACTGGCTTGTATAATGTCTATACCGTGGCCGAAACAACCAATGTGCGTAGCCTGAGCGGTGGGCTTGATCTACTGCCTGATTATTCGTTTAACAGCCTTGCAACCCTGCTCGAGCAACCACCAGCCCTAGTAATTGTCCCAGCAATTACCGATATTCAGGCCAGCCAAAATCAGCCAGTTTTGGCATGGCTGCGCCAACAATCCCAAGCAGCCAATATGGTGATGTCGTGGTGTACTGGTGCTGAGGTTTTAGCGGAAAGCGGCTTGCTTGATGGCTTGCCAGCAACCGCGCATTGGGCCGATCTTAGTAGTTTGCAAAAGCGCTATCCCAAGGTTAAATGGCAAAATAATCAACGTTATGTCGATACAAATCAACAGATCATCACCACAGCCGGATTAACCTCGGGGATTGATGCAACCCTCTATTTTTTGCAAAAATTTCATGGTTCAGATATAAGCCAGCAGTTGGCCCAAATGATCAATTATTCAGACCAAAGTTACCTAGAACATGCCACAATGCAGCCCTTCAGCGTAACAGCTAGCGATAGCGTTTATCTGCTGAATGCGGCCTTCTATTGGCCCAAGCAAACGCTGGGTATTTGGCTCAATCAAGGAGTTGACGAACTAGCATTAGCGGCTTTTTTCGATGTTTATACAGGTTCATGGGTTTATGATTTTCGGACACTTGGCGCAGAACCAAGCATTCGCTCGGCCCATGGATTGCAACTTGTTCCACGTTATCAAGCAGCAACTACGAAGGTTGATCGTTTACTTGGATTTGGCACGAATCAACAGGCTCAAACCTGGGCCGAGCAGCAGCAAATGACCTATCACGAACTTGATTTAGCACAACAAGGCAATATGTTCGAGCAGGCGCTTGTCCGATTTGCGATAGATCAAGACCAAGCTAGTGCTCAATTTGCCGCCAAACGCATGGAATATCGCCAACCATTAACCTTGCATGGGGCAAGTTGGCCGTGGCGTACATTGATAGGAATTGGCGTTTGGTTAGGGGTTGGAATTGGGGCGTGCTATGGGTTGCGGCGGATCAGCAACAAGCGCAAATCCGCCGCTACGAACGAAAACTTAGGCTAA
- a CDS encoding FG-GAP repeat protein, whose product MAFHSDQTLPTMRVARRIIAGLLLLALVIGLARVGRLAHSQPAQPNSLRASDWHTISQLLPPSQQAYLKASNTDIGDLFSSSVALDGNTIAIGAPNESSSASGINGNQQDNSAISSGAVYIFVRTGTTWSQQAYIKASNTDFNDQFGHSVALSGDTLVVGARNESSNATGINGNQTDNSAMNAGAVYVFVRSGTTWSQQAYLKASNAEAFDQFGWSIALDGNTLAVGANLESSNATGVNGNQADNNAVRSGAAYIFVRSGTTWSQQAYIKASNTEARDNFAMTLGLSGDRLVVGAVNEDSAATGINGDQANNAASDSGAAYVFARNGTSWSQQAYFKASNTEAGDFFGESVTIDGSTVAVGAWWEDSSATGINGDQNNNNTTLSGAAYVYTFDGVSWSQQAYIKASNTDTENYFGHALVLSGDRLIVSAYADNSATTGIDGDQQNADASGSGAAFVFERTGTTWNQQHYLKASNTGAEDFFGYTMATDGISLVVGAMYEDSNTTGIDGNQADNSADVAGAAYVFSLSPSIASNVYLPLVFKRMTTLLATINPSAIPIRPITAQGETFLSVTFTLPSDLPTTGTYYLSASPTSVAPSLVDDAVVVYANSTQIFRHEYSTPNSAIVIVPYTTLAPYAGQSITVQFNDVYGSVVQASPMYLIWVP is encoded by the coding sequence ATGGCTTTTCACTCTGATCAAACGTTGCCGACTATGCGAGTTGCTCGCCGAATTATTGCTGGATTATTGTTGTTGGCTTTGGTTATTGGTTTGGCACGAGTTGGACGGCTTGCCCATTCCCAACCAGCCCAACCAAACTCTCTCCGGGCAAGCGATTGGCACACCATCAGTCAGTTGCTACCACCAAGCCAACAAGCCTATCTCAAGGCCTCGAATACTGATATTGGCGATCTGTTTAGCTCAAGTGTGGCGCTCGATGGCAATACAATTGCGATTGGTGCTCCCAACGAATCAAGCTCGGCCAGTGGAATAAATGGTAATCAACAGGATAATAGTGCAATTAGCTCAGGCGCAGTCTATATTTTTGTACGGACTGGGACAACATGGAGCCAGCAAGCCTATATTAAAGCCTCAAATACCGATTTCAACGATCAATTCGGTCATAGTGTGGCGTTGTCTGGTGATACCTTGGTGGTTGGGGCACGCAATGAATCAAGCAATGCCACCGGAATTAATGGCAATCAAACTGATAATAGTGCCATGAATGCTGGGGCGGTCTATGTGTTTGTTCGCAGTGGTACGACCTGGAGTCAGCAAGCCTATCTCAAGGCTTCAAATGCCGAAGCCTTTGATCAATTTGGCTGGAGTATCGCGCTTGATGGCAATACCCTTGCAGTTGGGGCTAATCTTGAATCGAGCAATGCGACCGGGGTTAATGGCAACCAAGCCGATAATAATGCTGTGCGTTCAGGCGCAGCCTATATTTTTGTGCGCAGTGGTACGACCTGGAGCCAACAAGCTTACATTAAAGCTTCGAATACCGAAGCCCGCGATAATTTTGCGATGACGCTTGGCTTAAGCGGCGATCGCTTGGTGGTTGGGGCAGTCAATGAAGATAGCGCCGCCACTGGGATCAATGGTGATCAAGCTAATAATGCTGCAAGTGATTCAGGCGCAGCTTATGTGTTTGCCCGCAATGGCACGAGCTGGAGTCAACAAGCCTACTTCAAAGCCTCAAATACCGAGGCAGGCGATTTCTTTGGCGAGAGTGTAACGATTGATGGCTCCACCGTAGCGGTTGGGGCATGGTGGGAAGATAGCTCAGCCACAGGTATCAATGGCGACCAGAATAACAATAACACCACACTTTCTGGGGCTGCCTATGTCTATACGTTCGATGGAGTGAGTTGGAGCCAACAAGCCTACATCAAGGCTTCAAATACTGACACTGAAAATTATTTTGGTCATGCATTGGTGTTGAGTGGAGATCGGCTGATTGTTAGTGCTTATGCTGATAATAGCGCAACCACTGGTATCGATGGTGATCAACAGAATGCTGATGCTAGTGGTTCTGGAGCGGCTTTTGTCTTTGAACGTACTGGCACAACATGGAACCAACAGCATTATCTGAAGGCCTCGAATACTGGAGCCGAAGATTTTTTTGGCTATACCATGGCAACTGATGGCATAAGTTTGGTGGTTGGTGCAATGTATGAAGATAGCAATACAACTGGAATTGACGGCAATCAAGCTGATAATAGCGCCGATGTTGCTGGGGCGGCCTATGTGTTTAGCCTATCGCCATCGATTGCAAGTAATGTCTATTTGCCATTAGTTTTTAAACGAATGACAACCCTGCTGGCCACGATTAATCCAAGTGCGATCCCGATTCGCCCGATCACTGCGCAAGGTGAAACCTTTTTGAGTGTAACCTTTACGTTGCCCAGCGATTTGCCGACAACTGGTACTTATTATCTTTCGGCTAGCCCAACTAGCGTTGCGCCAAGTTTGGTTGATGATGCGGTGGTGGTGTATGCTAATAGTACCCAAATTTTTCGCCATGAATATTCAACCCCTAATTCGGCAATTGTAATTGTGCCCTATACAACCCTCGCGCCGTATGCTGGCCAATCAATCACTGTTCAATTTAATGATGTCTATGGCAGCGTGGTGCAGGCCTCGCCAATGTATCTGATTTGGGTTCCGTAA
- a CDS encoding LacI family DNA-binding transcriptional regulator translates to MSKKLEQPTQTLKTPRGRRPNGNGLSSTTIMDVAREAGVSYATVSRVVNNKEYVKSDTRERVLKAITSLGYVVNQQARSLAGGRSYAVGLLVRDLGSSYMGEIVRGIDESLSAAQYNLMLYTTHRRKIKERIYVNNLIQGMTDGLLLVLPENLEAYLETLDQTNFPYVLIDHQGLDERTPVVITTNWQGGYDATRYLIELGHRRIGFLTGMMDMRSSQDRLSGYQAALRDHGLPADPQLVYEGTYYQPEGYAGAQSLLRLPEPPTAIFASNDVMAFGVMEAVRDAGLRIPSDISVIGFDNIAQASQVAPPLTTVAQPLEQLGREAVRMLLARINNPEQPIARTILPTTLIIRQSCDVPRNV, encoded by the coding sequence ATGAGCAAAAAACTCGAACAACCAACCCAAACCCTAAAAACGCCCCGAGGCCGCCGCCCGAATGGCAATGGCCTGAGCAGCACCACGATTATGGATGTGGCGCGTGAAGCTGGTGTTTCGTATGCAACTGTCTCGCGAGTGGTCAATAACAAAGAATATGTTAAATCGGATACTCGTGAACGGGTGCTGAAAGCGATTACAAGCTTGGGCTATGTCGTCAACCAGCAGGCCAGAAGTTTGGCTGGTGGGCGCTCATATGCAGTTGGGTTGTTGGTGCGCGATCTTGGCTCAAGCTATATGGGTGAAATTGTGCGGGGGATTGACGAGTCGCTCAGTGCTGCTCAATACAATCTCATGCTCTATACCACCCATCGCCGCAAAATCAAAGAACGGATTTACGTCAACAATTTGATCCAGGGGATGACTGATGGGCTGCTCTTGGTTTTGCCAGAAAACCTTGAAGCCTATTTAGAAACCCTTGATCAGACCAACTTTCCCTATGTTCTGATCGATCATCAAGGGCTTGACGAGCGCACTCCAGTGGTGATTACCACCAACTGGCAGGGTGGCTATGATGCCACGCGCTACCTGATTGAGCTTGGTCATCGACGGATTGGGTTTCTGACGGGCATGATGGATATGCGTAGCTCGCAAGATCGCCTGAGTGGCTATCAAGCAGCGCTGCGCGACCATGGTTTGCCAGCCGATCCACAACTCGTGTATGAAGGAACCTATTATCAACCTGAAGGCTACGCTGGGGCACAAAGCCTGTTGCGGCTACCAGAGCCACCAACAGCAATTTTTGCCTCGAACGATGTAATGGCCTTTGGGGTGATGGAAGCGGTTCGCGATGCCGGATTGCGGATTCCAAGTGATATCTCGGTGATTGGCTTTGATAATATTGCGCAAGCCTCGCAGGTAGCACCGCCATTGACGACGGTCGCCCAGCCATTAGAACAACTGGGGCGCGAAGCTGTTCGAATGTTGCTCGCTCGGATCAATAATCCTGAGCAACCGATAGCGCGGACCATTTTGCCAACTACCTTGATTATTCGCCAATCGTGCGACGTTCCTCGGAACGTGTAA
- the nth gene encoding endonuclease III, with the protein MMVNPEKVLQTLQILRERFGPRVLHTQRDPLDELVLTILSQNTSDRNSGRAFRELKGCYPTWAAVLNAESSELEQTIRVGGLAKIKAARIQNTLAVILEQRGEFSLDFLRELSLHEARAWLTALPGIGPKTAGCVLCFACNQPAMIVDTHIHRVAKRVGMIGPKVSADAAHDLLEAAVPVDQMYQFHVSVLLHGRQICHAQRPACERCPLTEICDFYQAS; encoded by the coding sequence ATGATGGTTAACCCTGAGAAAGTGCTCCAAACTTTGCAAATTTTACGTGAACGCTTTGGACCACGCGTCTTGCACACCCAGCGTGATCCGCTTGATGAGTTGGTTTTGACGATTCTTTCGCAAAATACTTCCGACCGCAATAGTGGGCGGGCCTTTCGCGAACTCAAAGGGTGCTATCCAACTTGGGCGGCAGTGCTCAACGCCGAATCAAGCGAGCTAGAGCAAACAATTCGGGTTGGTGGGCTTGCCAAAATTAAGGCCGCACGGATTCAAAACACCTTGGCGGTGATTTTAGAACAGCGCGGCGAATTTAGTCTCGATTTTCTGCGCGAGCTAAGTTTGCACGAGGCCCGAGCTTGGCTAACCGCATTGCCAGGGATTGGCCCCAAAACTGCGGGTTGTGTGCTCTGTTTTGCTTGCAATCAGCCTGCCATGATCGTCGATACCCACATTCATCGCGTTGCCAAACGGGTTGGCATGATCGGCCCTAAAGTTTCTGCCGATGCCGCCCATGATTTGCTTGAAGCGGCTGTGCCAGTTGATCAAATGTATCAGTTTCACGTCAGTGTATTGCTGCATGGCCGCCAAATTTGCCATGCCCAACGCCCAGCCTGCGAACGTTGCCCATTAACTGAGATTTGCGATTTTTATCAAGCAAGTTGA
- the brxL gene encoding BREX system Lon protease-like protein BrxL: protein MTALNPYEQKAQQVFGEVCVNKALVQQAGFGTRSIPTFVSEWIVTRHAPDGILDDLARDKIRNFLNKHLPTRDQKQQLKAQLKNGETLTILDQYNVAVDLKKDQHDVTIPSLDEKKAGIVEHLLELYPLLLGDGVWGVGKLNYQPPDKSRDGQIILSDFRPMQNSTLDLDLFCERRSEFALDEWRDLLISSMGYNPEKYSIPQQMHLLTRLVPLIQERVNMIELAPKGTGKSFVFLNLSRYARLVSGGKVTAAGLFYNNNTRQVGLLGNYDLVVFDEAQSLSFDNPGEIIGVLKDYLESGSFSRGGTQKIEASAGIMMLANIPLDEYQRPRHRNLFSELPAFLGETAFIDRIHGILPGWELPRIKNSLIATGIGFKADYFGDVLHGLRHRAGYEQIVIQHNTISGTNDTRDTIAITRLASGFCKLLFPDGLVSPEDFREYCLKPAVQLRQRVRDQLSLLDPEYSDVSIGW, encoded by the coding sequence ATGACAGCACTTAACCCTTATGAACAAAAAGCACAGCAAGTATTTGGTGAAGTCTGTGTTAATAAAGCTTTAGTCCAACAGGCTGGGTTTGGAACACGCAGTATTCCTACCTTTGTGAGTGAATGGATTGTGACAAGGCATGCTCCTGATGGAATACTTGATGATCTTGCGCGAGACAAGATTCGGAACTTTTTAAATAAACATTTACCTACACGCGACCAAAAGCAACAACTGAAAGCACAACTTAAAAATGGCGAAACCCTCACAATTCTTGATCAGTATAATGTGGCCGTTGATCTTAAAAAAGATCAACATGATGTAACCATTCCAAGTTTAGATGAAAAAAAAGCCGGAATAGTAGAGCATCTTCTAGAGTTATATCCATTGTTGCTTGGTGATGGTGTATGGGGGGTGGGGAAGCTGAATTATCAACCACCGGATAAAAGTAGAGACGGGCAAATTATACTAAGTGATTTTCGCCCAATGCAGAATTCGACCCTGGATCTTGACTTATTCTGTGAACGACGGTCAGAATTTGCCCTTGATGAGTGGCGTGATTTATTGATTTCGAGTATGGGCTACAACCCTGAAAAATATAGTATTCCGCAGCAAATGCACCTATTAACTCGCTTAGTCCCTTTAATTCAAGAACGCGTTAATATGATCGAGCTTGCCCCCAAAGGAACTGGGAAATCATTTGTTTTCCTTAATTTGTCACGCTATGCTCGGCTTGTTTCGGGTGGCAAGGTTACTGCCGCTGGGTTATTCTATAACAATAATACCCGCCAAGTTGGCCTATTGGGTAACTATGACCTCGTAGTATTTGATGAAGCACAATCGCTTTCATTTGATAATCCAGGTGAGATCATTGGTGTTCTGAAAGATTATCTTGAATCAGGAAGCTTTTCACGAGGCGGAACCCAGAAGATTGAGGCTAGTGCTGGTATCATGATGCTAGCGAATATTCCACTTGATGAATACCAACGCCCGCGTCATCGGAATCTTTTTTCGGAATTACCAGCATTTCTGGGAGAAACAGCCTTTATTGATCGTATCCATGGGATACTGCCTGGCTGGGAGTTGCCAAGGATTAAAAATTCGCTTATTGCAACTGGTATTGGCTTTAAAGCCGATTATTTTGGTGATGTTCTCCATGGTCTGCGTCATAGAGCAGGATATGAGCAAATTGTCATTCAACATAACACTATTTCTGGGACAAATGATACACGCGATACCATTGCTATTACACGATTGGCTAGTGGTTTTTGTAAATTGCTGTTTCCGGATGGGCTGGTTAGTCCCGAAGATTTTCGAGAATATTGCCTTAAACCTGCGGTTCAACTTCGTCAACGAGTTCGTGATCAGCTGAGCTTGCTTGATCCTGAATATTCAGATGTAAGTATTGGTTGGTAG
- a CDS encoding GH1 family beta-glucosidase, translating into MTQRAFPSDFLWGSATSSYQIEGAAFADGRSESIWDRFCKQPGAILDQTNGDIACDHYNRYRDDVALMARLGLQAYRFSVAWPRVLPNGRGAINQAGLDFYRRLVDELLQHNIRPFVTLYHWDLPQILEDAGGWPERATAEAFVEYADVVSRALGDTVKDWITHNEPWCAGMLGYQIGEHAPGRKNWNDGLKASHHLLLSHGWAVDVIRRNVPQASVGITLNFTPAMPASRSTEDLNATRHFDGFFNRWFLDPVYGREYPADMVRDYTELGYLPNGLDFVHDGDFKAMAATTDFLGVNYYSRAVIHDPKTGTAPKLDSEYTDIGWEVYPQGLGDLLKRLAFAYNPGKIYVTENGASYNDGPDGHGEVNDTRRTQYLHDHLSVCSEAIAAGVPLAGYFVWSLMDNFEWAKGYSQRFGVIWVDYETQQRIPKASAHWYSRVVKANAVQPLEVLA; encoded by the coding sequence ATGACTCAGCGTGCCTTTCCTTCCGATTTCCTCTGGGGTTCCGCCACATCGTCGTATCAAATTGAAGGCGCTGCGTTTGCCGATGGCCGTAGCGAATCGATTTGGGATCGTTTTTGTAAACAACCAGGTGCTATTTTAGATCAAACCAATGGTGATATTGCCTGCGATCATTACAATCGCTATCGTGATGATGTAGCCTTGATGGCGCGTTTGGGCCTGCAAGCCTATCGTTTTTCGGTGGCTTGGCCGCGCGTGTTGCCCAATGGGCGTGGTGCGATCAATCAGGCTGGCCTCGATTTTTATCGACGCTTGGTTGATGAACTGCTGCAACATAACATTCGGCCATTTGTAACGCTTTACCACTGGGATTTGCCGCAAATTCTCGAAGATGCTGGCGGTTGGCCTGAGCGGGCTACGGCTGAAGCCTTCGTTGAATATGCCGATGTGGTCAGCCGTGCGTTAGGCGATACTGTCAAAGATTGGATTACCCACAACGAGCCATGGTGTGCAGGTATGTTGGGCTACCAAATTGGCGAGCATGCTCCAGGTCGTAAAAATTGGAATGACGGCTTGAAGGCCAGCCATCATCTTTTGCTCTCACACGGCTGGGCCGTTGATGTGATTCGGCGCAACGTGCCACAGGCTAGCGTTGGGATCACCCTGAACTTTACGCCTGCGATGCCTGCTTCACGCAGCACCGAAGACCTGAATGCAACCCGCCACTTCGATGGTTTCTTCAATCGCTGGTTCCTTGATCCAGTCTATGGCCGTGAGTATCCCGCCGATATGGTGCGCGATTACACTGAGCTTGGCTACTTGCCCAATGGCCTCGATTTTGTCCACGATGGCGATTTCAAGGCCATGGCCGCAACCACCGATTTCTTAGGCGTAAACTACTACAGTCGGGCGGTGATTCACGATCCTAAAACTGGAACCGCGCCCAAGCTTGATTCTGAATATACCGATATTGGCTGGGAAGTCTATCCCCAAGGCTTGGGCGATTTGCTCAAGCGCTTGGCCTTTGCCTACAACCCGGGCAAAATTTATGTAACCGAAAATGGGGCTAGCTACAACGATGGCCCCGATGGTCATGGCGAAGTCAACGACACCCGCCGCACCCAATATCTGCATGATCACCTGAGCGTTTGCTCCGAGGCAATTGCAGCTGGTGTGCCATTGGCGGGCTACTTTGTCTGGTCGTTGATGGATAACTTTGAGTGGGCCAAGGGCTATAGCCAACGCTTTGGCGTGATTTGGGTCGATTACGAAACCCAACAACGCATCCCCAAGGCTAGCGCTCATTGGTATAGCCGTGTGGTCAAGGCCAACGCCGTCCAACCATTGGAAGTTTTAGCCTAA
- a CDS encoding DUF4007 family protein has protein sequence MREFSFYQGFSLRRERLAGMLQAVAANSTASDEEIGRHMGVNPYMVEGFQGWLCKTGLGSKQHKDYKLTPFGRLAVQYDPLLSDQGTSWILHFYLSTQHDERAEVWYRFFNQFIVPHQTFTRDELAVAISRSIEEPPKNKASLTKDIGELLKAYTNTDALGALGLLQKSGKEHYFSGNNSLPHALIGAFMLFDTWNRYFSATDTLRLTQISQELEMLGKVIIGSRERIQSLIGQLQTLGLLVIADTQHEPVTRRFKESPFLLLEKYYQQL, from the coding sequence ATGCGTGAATTTAGTTTTTATCAAGGATTCTCATTACGACGAGAACGTCTTGCAGGAATGTTACAAGCTGTTGCTGCTAACTCAACCGCGTCTGATGAAGAAATTGGTAGACATATGGGCGTAAATCCTTATATGGTTGAAGGGTTTCAAGGATGGCTTTGTAAAACAGGGCTAGGGTCTAAACAACATAAAGATTATAAACTTACCCCATTTGGTCGGCTAGCCGTACAATATGATCCTCTATTAAGTGATCAAGGTACATCTTGGATACTCCATTTTTATCTTTCAACTCAGCATGATGAGCGTGCTGAAGTATGGTATCGCTTTTTTAACCAATTTATTGTTCCTCATCAAACATTCACTCGTGATGAATTAGCCGTTGCTATTTCACGAAGTATAGAGGAACCACCTAAAAATAAGGCTTCGCTAACTAAAGATATTGGTGAACTATTAAAAGCATATACAAATACAGACGCATTAGGTGCACTAGGTCTTTTACAAAAGAGTGGTAAGGAACATTATTTTTCTGGAAATAATTCTTTACCTCATGCATTAATTGGTGCGTTTATGCTATTTGATACCTGGAATCGCTATTTTTCTGCTACAGATACATTGCGACTTACTCAAATCAGCCAAGAACTCGAAATGCTGGGGAAAGTAATCATTGGGAGCCGCGAGCGGATTCAGTCATTAATAGGCCAATTACAAACGCTAGGCTTGCTCGTAATTGCAGATACCCAACATGAGCCTGTAACCCGTCGGTTTAAAGAGTCGCCTTTTCTCCTTTTAGAGAAGTATTATCAACAACTATGA